From the genome of Bos taurus isolate L1 Dominette 01449 registration number 42190680 breed Hereford chromosome 27, ARS-UCD2.0, whole genome shotgun sequence, one region includes:
- the RNF170 gene encoding E3 ubiquitin-protein ligase RNF170 isoform X3: protein MYCPICLHQASLPVETNCGHLFCGTCIVAYWRYGSWLGAISCPICRQTVTLLLPVFGENDQSQDVVSLHQDISDYNRRFSGQPRSIMERIMDLPTLLRHAFREMFSVGGLFWMFRIRIILCLMGAFFYLISPLDFVPEALFGILGFLDDFFVIFLLLIYISIMYREVITQRLNR, encoded by the exons ATGTACTGTCCGATCTGCTTACACCAAGCTTCCCTCCCCGTGGAGACCAACTGTGGACATCTCTTTTGCG GTACCTGCATTGTTGCATACTGGAGATACGGTTCGTGGCTTGGGGCCATCAGTTGTCCGATCTGTAGACAAACG GTGACTTTACTGCTACCAGTATTTGGTGAAAATGACCAGTCTCAGGATGTTGTCTCATTGCATCAGGATATCAGTGATTATAACCGGAGATTCTCAGGGCAGCCCAGATCT ATTATGGAAAGAATTATGGACCTCCCCACTTTACTGAGGCATGCATTCAGAGAGATGTTTTCAGTCGGGGGCCTTTTCTGGATGTTCCGTATCAGGATAATACTTTGTTTGATGGGAGCGTTTTTCTATCTTATATCACCTCTAGATTTTGTACCCGAAGCCTTGTTTGGAATTCTCGGCTTTCTCGATGATTTCTTTGTCATCTTTTTGTTGCTCATCTACATCTCTATTATGTATCGAGAAGTAATAACACAGAGACTAAACAGATGA
- the THAP1 gene encoding THAP domain-containing protein 1 isoform X2, giving the protein MRGARGRARGAEPGVFPRETCERGGAGRGPARDPVLRPRSGSGARLVSARDQFPLTRPSLCKKWEAAVRRKNFKPTKYSSICSEHFTPDCFKRECNNKLLKEDAVPTIFLCTEPHDKVDAAIGLLMPPLQTPDNLSVFCDHNYTVEDTMHQRKRIHQLEQQVEKLRKKLKTAQQRCRRQERQLEKLKEVVHFQKEKDGASERGYVILPNDYFEIVEVPA; this is encoded by the exons ATGCGGGGGGCGCGCGGCCGCGCTCGGGGGGCGGAGCCAGGGGTGTTTCCGCGCGAGACCTGTgagaggggcggggccgggcgcgGGCCTGCGCGAGACCCAGTGCTAAGGCCGCGCTCGGGGAGCGGAGCCAGGCTCGTTTCCGCGCGAGACCA GTTTCCTCTTACTCGACCCAGTCTTTGTAAGAAATGGGAGGCAGCTGTCAGAAGGAAAAACTTTAAGCCCACCAAGTACAGCAGCATCTGCTCGGAGCACTTCACCCCGGACTGCTTTAAGCGGGAGTGCAACAACAAGCTGCTGAAAGAGGACGCCGTCCCCACGATATTCCTGTGCACCGAGCCGCACGACAAG GTCGATGCTGCGATCGGGCTGCTCATGCCTCCTCTCCAGACCCCCGACAACCTCTCCGTGTTCTGCGACCACAACTACACCGTGGAGGACACCATGCACCAGCGCAAGAGGATCCACCAGCTGGAGCAGCAAGTGGAGAAGCTCCGGAAGAAGCTCAAGACCGCGCAGCAGCGGTGCCGCCGGCAGGAGCGGCAGCTGGAGAAGCTGAAGGAGGTGGTGCACTTCCAGAAGGAGAAGGACGGCGCCTCCGAGAGGGGCTACGTGATTCTCCCCAATGACTACTTCGAGATAGTCGAAGTCCCAGCGTGA
- the THAP1 gene encoding THAP domain-containing protein 1 isoform X1 gives MRGARGRARGAEPGVFPRETCERGGAGRGPARDPVLRPRSGSGARLVSARDQFPLTRPSLCKKWEAAVRRKNFKPTKYSSICSEHFTPDCFKRECNNKLLKEDAVPTIFLCTEPHDKKEDLLEPQEQPPPPPLTPPISQVDAAIGLLMPPLQTPDNLSVFCDHNYTVEDTMHQRKRIHQLEQQVEKLRKKLKTAQQRCRRQERQLEKLKEVVHFQKEKDGASERGYVILPNDYFEIVEVPA, from the exons ATGCGGGGGGCGCGCGGCCGCGCTCGGGGGGCGGAGCCAGGGGTGTTTCCGCGCGAGACCTGTgagaggggcggggccgggcgcgGGCCTGCGCGAGACCCAGTGCTAAGGCCGCGCTCGGGGAGCGGAGCCAGGCTCGTTTCCGCGCGAGACCA GTTTCCTCTTACTCGACCCAGTCTTTGTAAGAAATGGGAGGCAGCTGTCAGAAGGAAAAACTTTAAGCCCACCAAGTACAGCAGCATCTGCTCGGAGCACTTCACCCCGGACTGCTTTAAGCGGGAGTGCAACAACAAGCTGCTGAAAGAGGACGCCGTCCCCACGATATTCCTGTGCACCGAGCCGCACGACAAG aaggaagatctcctggagccaCAGGAACAGCCCCCGCCGCCTCCTTTAACGCCCCCCATTTCCCAGGTCGATGCTGCGATCGGGCTGCTCATGCCTCCTCTCCAGACCCCCGACAACCTCTCCGTGTTCTGCGACCACAACTACACCGTGGAGGACACCATGCACCAGCGCAAGAGGATCCACCAGCTGGAGCAGCAAGTGGAGAAGCTCCGGAAGAAGCTCAAGACCGCGCAGCAGCGGTGCCGCCGGCAGGAGCGGCAGCTGGAGAAGCTGAAGGAGGTGGTGCACTTCCAGAAGGAGAAGGACGGCGCCTCCGAGAGGGGCTACGTGATTCTCCCCAATGACTACTTCGAGATAGTCGAAGTCCCAGCGTGA
- the THAP1 gene encoding THAP domain-containing protein 1 — protein MVQSCSAYGCKNRYDKDKPVSFHKFPLTRPSLCKKWEAAVRRKNFKPTKYSSICSEHFTPDCFKRECNNKLLKEDAVPTIFLCTEPHDKKEDLLEPQEQPPPPPLTPPISQVDAAIGLLMPPLQTPDNLSVFCDHNYTVEDTMHQRKRIHQLEQQVEKLRKKLKTAQQRCRRQERQLEKLKEVVHFQKEKDGASERGYVILPNDYFEIVEVPA, from the exons ATGGTACAGTCCTGTTCCGCCTACGGCTGCAAGAACCGATACGACAAGGATAAACCCGTTTCTTTTCACAA GTTTCCTCTTACTCGACCCAGTCTTTGTAAGAAATGGGAGGCAGCTGTCAGAAGGAAAAACTTTAAGCCCACCAAGTACAGCAGCATCTGCTCGGAGCACTTCACCCCGGACTGCTTTAAGCGGGAGTGCAACAACAAGCTGCTGAAAGAGGACGCCGTCCCCACGATATTCCTGTGCACCGAGCCGCACGACAAG aaggaagatctcctggagccaCAGGAACAGCCCCCGCCGCCTCCTTTAACGCCCCCCATTTCCCAGGTCGATGCTGCGATCGGGCTGCTCATGCCTCCTCTCCAGACCCCCGACAACCTCTCCGTGTTCTGCGACCACAACTACACCGTGGAGGACACCATGCACCAGCGCAAGAGGATCCACCAGCTGGAGCAGCAAGTGGAGAAGCTCCGGAAGAAGCTCAAGACCGCGCAGCAGCGGTGCCGCCGGCAGGAGCGGCAGCTGGAGAAGCTGAAGGAGGTGGTGCACTTCCAGAAGGAGAAGGACGGCGCCTCCGAGAGGGGCTACGTGATTCTCCCCAATGACTACTTCGAGATAGTCGAAGTCCCAGCGTGA